One stretch of Candidatus Thorarchaeota archaeon DNA includes these proteins:
- a CDS encoding DEAD/DEAH box helicase family protein, protein MSETKTKYTPRGYQEFILNQIYELEDDNVLVELDCGLGKRFLTHQLVVESFPDERFIIVVHSTSSLAETVDYMKSEYGGLSEDLGELSSRVRSGMREYILRERRVIISTPQVLANVLKKDATLLDGIDVVIINEVDTLVRRTRGRTALVFPWPTLLTLLREKRIIGMSGTLRDEHAVFTDEQLEIRKELKTLLKHIPNASLVTMEDLYDTDIDEYIEETVISTVPVHNKKIQSISIVIDELVRDTRREILGQLEESGNLELVQGDSRRIHLMLERLPVSDDLKGRYSGLLLLRKYVYAMPPKQFMRMFHNEYLKHYFNVSELRKVLPKISPKAAKIVEIAKQYDKSVILSSYLRMVSQVQDLLSKAGMRVTKITGKTRDKGSVLKSFKDEPIDALVMSPVGERDLDLPEADVMIVADIINTSKTMYQKFKRTRGGKVLILVYEGTSEERKVRGLINRVLDRYPWSTCSGKPD, encoded by the coding sequence ATGTCAGAAACGAAGACCAAGTATACTCCACGAGGTTACCAAGAATTCATTCTCAATCAAATATACGAACTTGAAGATGATAATGTGCTTGTGGAGCTGGACTGCGGCTTGGGGAAGCGTTTCTTGACGCATCAACTGGTTGTCGAATCCTTTCCTGATGAACGTTTCATCATCGTAGTGCATTCCACGTCCTCCTTGGCCGAGACTGTTGACTATATGAAATCTGAATACGGCGGACTCTCAGAAGATCTCGGGGAACTTTCTTCCCGGGTCCGGTCTGGCATGCGTGAGTATATTCTCCGTGAGAGGCGTGTTATTATCTCAACGCCTCAAGTACTTGCCAATGTCTTGAAGAAAGATGCTACTCTTCTGGATGGCATTGATGTAGTTATCATCAACGAAGTTGACACACTAGTTCGGCGGACCAGGGGAAGAACCGCTCTAGTATTTCCGTGGCCTACTCTTCTTACTCTTCTACGGGAAAAGCGGATTATTGGCATGAGTGGTACGTTGAGAGATGAGCACGCTGTATTTACAGATGAACAGTTGGAAATTCGAAAAGAGCTAAAGACCCTATTGAAACATATACCCAACGCAAGTCTAGTGACAATGGAAGACCTCTATGACACAGATATTGACGAATACATTGAAGAAACAGTGATTTCAACGGTTCCGGTGCACAATAAGAAAATCCAATCTATTTCTATTGTTATTGATGAGCTTGTTCGAGATACGCGTAGAGAGATACTTGGCCAGCTGGAAGAATCCGGGAATCTGGAGTTGGTCCAAGGCGATTCTCGAAGAATCCATCTCATGCTGGAACGACTCCCCGTTTCGGATGATTTGAAAGGTAGGTACTCAGGTCTGTTGCTCCTTCGAAAGTATGTCTATGCTATGCCGCCCAAACAGTTCATGAGAATGTTTCATAATGAGTATCTCAAGCATTACTTCAATGTTAGCGAGCTTCGGAAAGTCCTTCCAAAAATCTCTCCAAAAGCAGCAAAGATTGTGGAGATTGCGAAGCAATACGATAAATCTGTGATACTATCCTCCTATCTGCGAATGGTTTCGCAGGTCCAAGATCTCCTGTCAAAGGCAGGAATGAGGGTGACGAAAATCACGGGAAAGACTCGAGATAAAGGATCTGTGCTGAAGTCATTCAAGGATGAACCGATTGATGCACTTGTTATGTCCCCGGTTGGAGAACGTGACTTGGACCTACCAGAAGCGGATGTGATGATTGTTGCTGACATAATCAATACCAGCAAAACAATGTATCAGAAATTCAAGCGGACACGTGGAGGAAAGGTACTCATCCTCGTATATGAAGGCACAAGCGAGGAACGTAAAGTCCGTGGTTTAATCAACCGAGTCCTTGATAGGTATCCGTGGTCTACCTGCAGTGGTAAGCCTGACTGA
- a CDS encoding metallophosphoesterase family protein yields MSRKLSFLVLFSLLVLSSSGLVLTGLNNQMTSYEPKSRDVMADIAFTRGPTVNMVNKTNAMIFWRTETETNATVNYGNASDNLDSSKSESTLSKEHRIWIDNLNAGTTVYYEVVSNGVSSDVYHFKTEPEDGKPFKLVIMGDNRPDGSVAPEQPQTFKDIMDMVKNEEPHLVIMSGDYVYTLTDDHSKNVRAMEKFTEVTDKVGHYVPIYGAIGNHDTAPGEGYADYFLDAFEQYGDDSTYFSFDYAGAHFTILDTEIPGYEGRITGAQYEWLVDDLETTDKQIKFVI; encoded by the coding sequence ATGTCCCGGAAACTGTCATTCTTAGTTCTCTTCTCATTACTTGTGCTTTCGTCTTCAGGGCTGGTTCTTACCGGCTTGAATAATCAGATGACTTCTTATGAGCCTAAATCACGAGATGTCATGGCTGATATTGCGTTCACAAGAGGGCCAACGGTGAACATGGTGAATAAAACCAATGCCATGATATTTTGGAGAACTGAAACCGAAACAAATGCTACGGTCAACTATGGTAATGCTTCTGATAATCTTGATTCGAGCAAAAGTGAATCAACCCTTAGTAAAGAACACCGGATCTGGATTGATAATCTAAATGCTGGGACAACAGTATACTACGAAGTGGTCTCTAACGGGGTGAGTAGTGATGTCTATCATTTCAAGACAGAGCCTGAAGATGGGAAACCTTTCAAGCTAGTCATAATGGGCGACAATAGACCCGACGGTTCAGTGGCTCCAGAACAGCCCCAGACATTCAAAGATATCATGGATATGGTGAAGAATGAAGAACCACATCTGGTGATTATGAGCGGAGATTACGTGTACACGCTTACAGATGACCACAGTAAGAATGTCCGTGCAATGGAGAAATTCACCGAGGTCACTGACAAAGTTGGCCACTATGTACCAATATATGGTGCAATTGGAAACCATGATACCGCTCCTGGAGAAGGCTATGCCGACTACTTTCTCGATGCCTTTGAGCAGTACGGTGATGATTCCACGTATTTCTCATTTGACTACGCAGGAGCTCACTTCACCATTCTTGATACTGAAATCCCTGGATACGAAGGAAGAATTACTGGAGCGCAGTATGAATGGCTTGTGGATGACCTTGAAACAACTGACAAGCAGATCAAATTCGTCATTG
- a CDS encoding DUF1059 domain-containing protein, producing MPYRFDCQMCDASVTGETKDAVVEKIKKHGADAHGLDPMPQEEIDKRKPMIKEY from the coding sequence ATGCCATATAGATTTGATTGTCAGATGTGTGATGCATCTGTTACCGGCGAAACGAAAGATGCGGTAGTGGAGAAAATCAAAAAGCATGGTGCTGATGCCCATGGTCTTGATCCCATGCCACAAGAAGAGATTGACAAACGCAAGCCCATGATTAAGGAGTACTAA
- a CDS encoding 4Fe-4S binding protein — MIEGDQVLMSGNEAIARGAIEAGIRFCASYPGTPSTEITEYIMKTSDRRDIHAEWSTNEKVALEASTAASWAGLPALCPMKSLGLNVAADFLLNVNLSGTGDGGLVIVVCDDPRGHSSSNEQDSRFYSKAAHLPLLEPSSCQQAKDIMPYAFEISKRYEIPVIVRSTTRLSHTRAIVELGEVPDIEIESAHDIPSNLYNVPRPDFKHKQLLAKLDDIKEDFEKSRFNKLDSSDKRVRILASGITNRYSEEAMRKLDLEDIEILSITTTFPLPGKSVLKALDSATHVLFAEEGQPFTEENVAVLFAKRKNRTVPELHGKIDGVIERYGELNVDKVAHALSRITGCEFRPVPPEFEERAQKSRELLLDRPPTFCPGCGHRAVYWAIKKAKQRFDKPVVVTGDIGCYSMGIFYDSSLDTMQAMGSSIGTASGLGQLSRFGFDQKVIAVAGDSTFFHACLPGLVNARNKNADLTFIVIDNNTTAMTGFQPSPSSHIQRGETFSVDIENIARAALPDYIDIGIASDIPATTDLIHENLTRDGLKIIIVKAVCRLAEREDSKAERPKVYIDADSCIGENCKLCMTQFGCLAIEWNEEEDHSEIENHLCVRCGDCIVVCPHDAIRRG, encoded by the coding sequence ATGATAGAAGGCGACCAGGTCCTGATGAGCGGAAATGAAGCAATCGCCAGAGGAGCGATTGAAGCGGGTATTAGATTCTGTGCCTCTTATCCAGGAACGCCGTCGACTGAAATCACCGAGTACATTATGAAAACAAGCGATAGACGAGATATTCATGCAGAATGGTCAACAAATGAGAAGGTGGCTCTCGAAGCCAGTACTGCGGCAAGCTGGGCAGGACTACCAGCTCTTTGTCCGATGAAGTCATTGGGATTAAATGTTGCTGCTGATTTTTTGCTAAATGTCAACTTATCCGGCACTGGAGATGGCGGCTTAGTAATCGTGGTCTGTGATGATCCTAGAGGTCACAGTTCGAGCAATGAACAGGATTCGCGATTTTACTCGAAAGCTGCACATCTTCCTTTACTCGAACCAAGCTCATGTCAACAGGCCAAAGATATCATGCCTTATGCATTTGAAATTTCCAAGAGATACGAAATACCCGTGATAGTCAGAAGTACAACCAGGTTAAGCCATACTAGAGCAATAGTGGAATTGGGGGAAGTGCCCGACATCGAGATTGAATCAGCTCATGACATCCCATCTAATCTCTACAATGTACCGAGACCAGATTTCAAACACAAACAGCTGCTTGCGAAGCTTGATGACATAAAGGAGGACTTCGAGAAGTCTAGGTTCAACAAATTGGATAGTTCTGACAAAAGGGTGAGGATTCTTGCGTCCGGAATAACCAATCGGTATTCAGAAGAGGCAATGAGGAAACTAGATTTGGAGGATATAGAAATACTGTCCATAACAACAACCTTTCCACTTCCAGGAAAGTCAGTGCTAAAGGCCCTAGATTCTGCCACGCATGTACTATTTGCTGAAGAAGGACAACCATTTACTGAAGAGAATGTTGCAGTTCTATTCGCAAAGAGAAAGAACCGAACTGTCCCCGAACTCCATGGAAAGATTGATGGGGTCATTGAACGCTATGGTGAGCTCAATGTAGACAAAGTTGCTCACGCACTATCTAGAATCACGGGTTGTGAATTTCGACCTGTTCCACCCGAGTTTGAAGAAAGAGCTCAAAAATCTCGAGAATTGCTGCTGGATAGACCACCAACATTTTGCCCAGGATGTGGTCATCGAGCTGTGTATTGGGCAATTAAGAAAGCAAAACAAAGATTCGATAAGCCAGTTGTGGTTACTGGTGACATAGGCTGTTATTCAATGGGAATCTTCTATGATTCCTCATTAGATACCATGCAAGCTATGGGATCTAGTATTGGTACGGCATCTGGATTGGGGCAGCTTAGCAGATTCGGATTTGACCAGAAGGTCATTGCAGTAGCAGGAGACTCCACATTCTTCCATGCATGCTTACCAGGCCTTGTCAATGCTAGGAACAAGAATGCAGACTTAACATTCATTGTCATTGATAATAACACGACCGCCATGACTGGATTTCAACCGAGTCCCAGCTCACATATTCAGCGGGGCGAAACATTCTCTGTGGATATAGAAAACATAGCGAGGGCCGCTCTTCCAGATTACATCGATATTGGCATTGCTTCCGATATACCAGCTACAACCGACCTTATTCATGAAAACCTCACTAGAGACGGGTTGAAAATCATAATTGTGAAGGCAGTTTGCAGACTCGCAGAAAGAGAAGATAGTAAAGCCGAAAGGCCGAAGGTCTACATTGATGCAGATAGCTGTATTGGAGAGAATTGCAAGCTTTGTATGACTCAATTCGGCTGCCTAGCTATTGAGTGGAATGAAGAAGAGGATCATTCGGAAATTGAGAATCATCTATGCGTTCGATGTGGTGATTGTATCGTAGTGTGCCCTCATGATGCAATACGGAGGGGATGA
- a CDS encoding metallophosphoesterase family protein has protein sequence MSRKISFILILSLFAFSVAGIPLAAWNNNVAHTELNSYALADSEAFPRGPTVNMVNKTAAMIYWETNTQTNATVKYGSTFEDLDSTVENSTLSKEHRVWIDGLTAGTTVYYQAISDETSSNIYHFKTEPEDGEPFKLVVLSDPQPTSAIAPDQSQVFKDIIDMVRNEEPHLILILGDYVDQLSDTDESYNDLCWNKYLNVSDKAGHYAPIYGVIGNHDTISGDHYADGFLEAFQQYGEDSTYFSFDYAGVHFTLLDTEMPEYQGRISGAQYDWLVNDLENTDKEVKFVMGHQPMYPVSAIGSSLDRNRTERNRLQNLLEEHNVTAYLAGHDHVFQRLTVNGVLHVTTAGAGPKLYSTPWGGDFHHYTRWNVSETEIQIESINTDGEVAADYALPYEGSIEIALRRFFNTSAGRPEQAPLILFSEVPEEKYFSWDGGDNSTELGTFPDTNGLHTLDVYAKGLDGVWNHKHYAFDIVGGEETETTTSPPPSSIEPFVIAGVIGAAAVIAAILIYRWKTSKK, from the coding sequence ATGTCCCGGAAGATATCGTTCATACTTATTCTCTCATTGTTCGCCTTCTCAGTAGCAGGAATCCCTCTTGCTGCATGGAATAACAATGTAGCTCATACAGAACTGAACTCTTATGCGTTAGCTGACAGCGAAGCTTTTCCAAGAGGCCCAACTGTAAATATGGTCAACAAGACCGCAGCTATGATTTACTGGGAAACGAATACACAAACAAATGCTACAGTGAAGTACGGATCTACATTCGAAGATTTAGATTCAACTGTGGAAAACTCGACACTATCAAAAGAGCATAGAGTCTGGATTGATGGCTTAACTGCTGGGACGACGGTATACTACCAAGCAATTTCTGATGAAACGAGTAGCAATATCTATCATTTCAAAACTGAGCCTGAAGATGGTGAACCATTCAAGCTTGTTGTGCTAAGTGACCCACAACCAACATCCGCAATTGCCCCGGATCAGTCACAAGTATTCAAGGACATTATAGATATGGTTCGCAATGAAGAACCTCACCTCATTTTGATATTAGGAGATTATGTAGACCAACTCTCCGATACTGACGAGAGCTACAACGACCTTTGCTGGAATAAGTACCTCAATGTAAGTGACAAAGCGGGACACTACGCTCCAATTTATGGAGTCATTGGAAACCACGATACCATTTCAGGAGACCATTATGCAGATGGATTTCTTGAAGCCTTCCAGCAATACGGTGAAGATTCCACCTACTTCTCATTCGATTACGCAGGTGTTCACTTCACTCTTCTTGATACTGAAATGCCCGAATATCAAGGTAGGATAAGTGGAGCGCAGTATGATTGGCTGGTAAACGATTTAGAGAATACGGATAAAGAGGTCAAATTTGTGATGGGCCATCAGCCAATGTATCCAGTTAGTGCTATCGGCAGCTCGCTGGATAGAAATCGGACAGAACGGAATCGCCTTCAGAATTTGTTAGAAGAGCATAATGTCACCGCATATCTTGCCGGGCACGATCACGTATTCCAGAGATTGACTGTCAATGGAGTTTTACATGTCACTACAGCAGGAGCTGGGCCCAAACTGTATTCCACTCCTTGGGGTGGAGATTTCCATCACTATACCCGATGGAATGTCTCAGAAACGGAGATTCAGATCGAATCCATCAATACGGACGGAGAAGTTGCAGCGGACTATGCACTCCCGTATGAAGGTTCTATTGAGATTGCTCTACGACGATTCTTCAATACATCAGCTGGACGTCCAGAACAAGCACCATTGATTCTCTTTAGCGAAGTTCCAGAAGAGAAGTACTTCTCTTGGGACGGAGGTGACAACAGTACTGAGCTAGGAACATTTCCTGATACCAACGGGCTTCATACACTTGATGTCTATGCCAAAGGATTAGATGGAGTATGGAATCACAAACACTATGCATTTGATATTGTTGGTGGCGAAGAAACAGAAACAACCACCAGTCCCCCACCTTCCAGCATTGAGCCCTTTGTAATTGCTGGTGTAATTGGTGCTGCTGCAGTGATAGCAGCTATTCTGATCTACAGATGGAAAACCAGCAAAAAATGA
- a CDS encoding GTP-binding protein → MDSPKILFEVEDDTSTSASATGDLTGSTRPEICTGGRDGILRLYKANEDHLDFLAQTSVQGSILSISVEDANNDGQMEIVVGRSVSGSDLPGETGTLQVYRYAPSGQIELVAEYSIGRFVTTVEVTDVTGDGKNEIIAGGSDSTLRVFKMATDNQLEELVCYTLEDMPLCIGTCDVIGDEIDEIVIGNRDKTLRVFKIRGNSADEIAVLDLPSPVISLAAGDILGDRKMELGVVTHDGSIRIYRNEESELDLFSKLEDVDALSIRMAEINADHMSEIIIANSNQEIVFYSLYMAELKQLAVTDMGRKILSISVGDAGGDDRKEILVGVSDGPLKVLEGLYEIIPRFEVSREAAAGEELKGEVTVTNATEKSISGIKGKIYWFPKDHMEVEPKELAFDLGPEECKSIRVHLSPLEEGTVVVRPIVLMWTDDSGNVKQVTTPETAISVEEGKAKASLASAPEVTLDSPSEPQEEAVETSSVSAEGTGFGSVTTEPEIETEQEYTEGEKQQLEAASKMLDDIFGETEPVGPTGDDLKAMTETVTEPEEPPAPEEPEQVESELVTEIRNREPKPLPPGKSEDAYEYLMKSMIVGPGAVGKTALVNRYTTGSFEKDYKTTIGSQFAVKLTHIYPEEKDHAVGLKLQVWDVAGQARFQAVRKMYYSGAAGVILVYDVTRRRSFAELPNWVEEAYESIGRKVPTLIVGNKIDLPDRAVDPYEAKKWAEDQGFFYMETSAKTGEGVADMFTILANLMYEDAQEMAKQKKEDNQF, encoded by the coding sequence TTGGATTCGCCTAAGATACTCTTTGAAGTGGAAGACGATACTAGCACTAGTGCCTCGGCCACAGGTGATTTGACGGGCTCAACGAGGCCGGAGATTTGCACTGGTGGACGGGATGGGATACTCCGGTTATACAAAGCCAACGAGGATCACCTAGACTTTCTAGCACAGACATCTGTTCAAGGGAGCATCCTCTCAATAAGTGTCGAAGATGCAAATAATGACGGGCAAATGGAGATTGTTGTTGGCCGAAGTGTGAGCGGAAGTGATTTACCCGGTGAAACGGGAACCCTTCAAGTTTATCGATACGCTCCCAGTGGACAAATTGAGCTTGTTGCAGAATACTCTATTGGTCGCTTTGTAACTACCGTAGAAGTTACTGATGTTACCGGAGATGGCAAGAACGAAATCATAGCTGGTGGAAGTGATTCTACTCTTAGAGTCTTCAAGATGGCTACTGATAATCAATTAGAAGAACTCGTTTGCTACACACTCGAAGACATGCCTCTTTGTATCGGTACATGCGATGTGATTGGCGATGAGATAGACGAGATAGTCATTGGTAATCGAGACAAAACATTGCGTGTTTTCAAGATTAGAGGAAATTCAGCTGATGAGATTGCAGTGCTTGATCTCCCAAGTCCTGTTATCTCATTGGCAGCAGGCGATATTCTTGGAGACCGAAAGATGGAACTCGGGGTCGTGACTCACGATGGCTCCATCAGGATATATCGTAACGAAGAGAGTGAGCTTGATTTATTCTCCAAACTTGAGGATGTCGACGCATTATCGATTCGGATGGCTGAGATAAACGCTGATCATATGTCTGAAATAATCATAGCCAACTCCAACCAAGAGATTGTTTTCTACAGCCTGTACATGGCTGAGCTAAAGCAACTAGCCGTAACTGATATGGGACGAAAAATTCTGTCCATAAGCGTAGGAGATGCAGGCGGAGATGATCGCAAAGAGATTCTAGTGGGAGTTTCAGACGGCCCGCTCAAAGTGCTCGAAGGTCTCTATGAAATAATTCCTCGTTTCGAGGTTAGTCGTGAAGCTGCTGCTGGTGAAGAGCTGAAAGGAGAGGTTACAGTCACCAATGCCACCGAAAAATCAATTTCAGGAATCAAAGGGAAGATCTACTGGTTTCCGAAAGACCACATGGAAGTTGAGCCCAAAGAGTTGGCATTTGATCTTGGTCCTGAAGAATGCAAATCTATTCGAGTTCATTTGAGCCCACTTGAAGAAGGTACAGTTGTTGTACGCCCGATTGTGTTGATGTGGACGGATGACTCCGGGAATGTCAAGCAGGTAACGACTCCCGAGACAGCAATTTCAGTAGAAGAAGGCAAAGCGAAAGCTTCTCTCGCATCCGCTCCTGAAGTAACCCTTGATTCCCCTTCTGAACCTCAAGAAGAAGCTGTAGAAACATCTTCTGTAAGTGCTGAGGGTACAGGTTTTGGCAGTGTGACAACGGAGCCAGAAATTGAAACAGAGCAAGAGTATACTGAAGGCGAAAAACAACAGCTTGAAGCAGCTTCCAAAATGCTGGATGATATCTTCGGTGAGACTGAACCTGTGGGACCCACTGGCGACGATTTGAAAGCAATGACAGAAACAGTGACGGAACCAGAAGAACCACCAGCTCCTGAGGAACCTGAGCAAGTAGAGAGCGAGTTAGTAACTGAGATACGAAATAGAGAACCCAAACCTCTTCCCCCTGGCAAGTCCGAAGATGCCTACGAGTATCTCATGAAGAGCATGATTGTCGGTCCGGGTGCTGTTGGTAAGACGGCACTTGTTAATCGGTACACGACAGGTAGTTTTGAGAAAGACTACAAGACCACGATTGGCAGCCAATTCGCTGTCAAGCTAACTCATATCTATCCAGAAGAGAAAGATCATGCGGTTGGGCTCAAATTACAGGTGTGGGATGTAGCAGGTCAGGCCAGATTCCAAGCTGTACGGAAGATGTACTACAGCGGAGCGGCTGGTGTTATTCTGGTCTACGACGTTACTAGGAGAAGATCTTTCGCGGAGCTTCCAAACTGGGTTGAAGAAGCATATGAGTCCATTGGCCGCAAAGTTCCCACACTTATTGTTGGAAACAAGATAGATCTTCCTGATAGAGCAGTCGATCCATACGAAGCGAAAAAATGGGCTGAAGACCAAGGATTTTTCTACATGGAAACCAGCGCTAAGACTGGAGAAGGAGTCGCAGATATGTTTACCATTCTAGCGAATCTCATGTATGAGGACGCACAAGAAATGGCTAAACAGAAGAAAGAAGACAATCAGTTCTAG
- a CDS encoding ABC transporter ATP-binding protein: MAPVSKLAVQNIQKSYSNNGLEKTKVLDGISFSMHEGEFTAIVGPSGCGKTTLLKIIAGLLESDEGQVRIDGNLVGRGHSRVGYIFQQESLFPWLNVKQNIKFGLDITGYSSQEIATRTDEMLDLVGLEGLEKNYPHEISGGQARRVEMARSLITRPDILVSDEAFSNLDAQTRNYLQDEFLRIWENTGSSILFVTHNVDEAVYTSDRILVLSNIPSQIIAEFDIDIPRPRDRTSKECIEYRAEVLEILKVEQQKAMARLER; encoded by the coding sequence GTGGCACCAGTGTCGAAGCTTGCCGTTCAGAATATCCAGAAATCATATTCGAATAACGGTTTGGAAAAGACAAAGGTGTTAGACGGAATCAGCTTTTCCATGCATGAAGGCGAGTTTACCGCCATAGTTGGCCCATCTGGTTGCGGGAAAACGACACTGCTCAAAATCATCGCTGGTTTGTTAGAATCAGACGAGGGTCAAGTTAGAATTGATGGCAATTTAGTAGGTCGTGGACATAGCAGGGTAGGTTACATTTTCCAACAAGAATCATTGTTTCCATGGCTGAATGTGAAACAGAATATCAAATTCGGACTAGATATTACGGGATATTCCTCTCAAGAGATTGCTACCAGAACCGATGAAATGTTGGATCTTGTTGGACTGGAAGGTCTGGAGAAAAACTACCCACATGAAATCTCAGGGGGTCAAGCCAGACGGGTAGAGATGGCCCGAAGTCTCATCACCAGACCTGACATTCTCGTTTCTGATGAGGCATTTTCCAATCTCGATGCTCAAACACGTAACTATCTGCAAGATGAATTCCTACGAATCTGGGAGAATACAGGTTCAAGCATTCTTTTCGTTACCCATAACGTTGACGAAGCAGTTTACACCTCTGACCGTATACTCGTGCTTAGCAATATTCCATCCCAAATAATCGCTGAATTCGACATAGATATTCCCAGACCTCGGGATAGAACCTCAAAGGAATGTATCGAATACCGTGCTGAGGTTCTAGAGATTCTAAAGGTAGAGCAACAGAAAGCCATGGCACGACTTGAGAGGTAG
- a CDS encoding 2-oxoacid:acceptor oxidoreductase family protein — protein MKQHQNILIAGVGGQGNLVCGKTLAQAAVEEGYKPVVGQIFGASRRGGTVQTHVRISNSNLGPLIPRGDVHIILGLEPMETLRAAIEYAGPETIALMSETPVQTVDSLAGRKLYPRLDELRGSLSALARRVYSVDPTETLEDLGTYRVQNSYMLGALCGIQTARLSKESIKTGLIEIVGRSQPNTEAFEEGLKAGRCAVSE, from the coding sequence ATGAAACAGCATCAAAACATTCTGATAGCAGGTGTCGGCGGGCAAGGTAATCTTGTATGTGGTAAAACGCTTGCCCAAGCAGCAGTAGAAGAGGGTTACAAACCTGTAGTAGGCCAGATATTCGGTGCTTCAAGAAGAGGGGGAACTGTTCAAACCCATGTGCGAATAAGCAATAGCAATTTGGGCCCTCTCATTCCTCGTGGTGATGTACATATCATACTTGGCCTTGAGCCTATGGAAACCCTCAGAGCAGCAATAGAGTACGCTGGCCCTGAGACTATTGCACTTATGAGTGAAACTCCAGTGCAAACAGTAGATTCATTGGCAGGAAGAAAGCTATACCCCCGGCTTGACGAACTTCGGGGGTCGCTATCAGCACTCGCAAGAAGAGTCTATTCGGTAGATCCCACAGAGACACTTGAGGATCTAGGAACCTACCGAGTGCAGAATTCGTATATGTTAGGAGCACTATGTGGCATTCAGACTGCTAGACTCAGCAAAGAGAGTATCAAGACAGGGCTCATTGAGATAGTTGGTAGAAGTCAACCCAATACAGAGGCATTCGAAGAGGGGTTGAAAGCTGGGAGATGTGCAGTTAGCGAATAG
- a CDS encoding NAD(P)/FAD-dependent oxidoreductase — MTQDVIIAGTGPAGLMTADRLSERGIDTLVLEKRKHVTDSLMGELVTDKALRLLRVRPDSEYIGNKYKRIIGESLDTGSNVVVGEKLLGNSYLLDEDKCQELMKERAESNGVRFRFSSRVDSVIKDNGQVTGIRYNDDQKEEANLVIGADGSFSKVSQTAGFKTPKWLLSYGYRWKLEDCKNIDPTTAYFYVGRDVGLGYMWFYPRSETEVNLGIGRVPSSKKQWEQLPPMIDVLKKYKNKFPETKDSKIASVNGGVVPCAGIIPRFTDGGVALCGNAAGQVSSIVGGGVTTCFHAGTLLAKHAARAVSENDFSRKSIEKYEKEYRKSKLAWNIQNTGDGMWAVSRYAMLNNPLEAAEIVLNSLDARTLNSIIQGDISVSEVLTLLTDFLPMILRIGKGYLKSVALVGP; from the coding sequence GTGACACAAGATGTGATAATAGCTGGAACTGGTCCCGCGGGATTGATGACTGCCGATAGGCTCTCCGAGAGAGGTATTGACACACTAGTATTGGAAAAGAGAAAACACGTTACGGATTCGCTTATGGGGGAGCTTGTTACTGATAAAGCTCTAAGACTACTCAGAGTGAGGCCAGATTCAGAGTATATAGGCAACAAGTACAAGAGAATAATCGGCGAAAGTCTGGATACAGGCTCCAATGTGGTGGTAGGAGAAAAGCTGCTCGGCAATTCATATCTTCTAGACGAGGACAAATGTCAAGAACTCATGAAAGAACGCGCGGAGTCAAACGGTGTCAGATTCAGATTCTCCAGCAGGGTGGATTCGGTCATCAAGGACAACGGACAGGTCACAGGAATACGATATAATGATGATCAGAAAGAAGAAGCAAATCTTGTCATTGGAGCTGACGGTTCATTTAGCAAAGTTTCACAAACAGCCGGTTTCAAGACACCAAAATGGCTACTGTCCTATGGCTATCGGTGGAAACTAGAAGATTGTAAAAACATTGATCCTACAACAGCATACTTCTATGTGGGGCGAGATGTAGGCCTCGGCTATATGTGGTTCTATCCGCGTAGCGAAACTGAAGTCAACCTCGGTATCGGCCGTGTTCCCTCATCCAAGAAGCAATGGGAACAACTACCGCCAATGATCGACGTTTTGAAGAAATACAAAAACAAGTTCCCGGAAACCAAGGATTCCAAGATCGCATCTGTAAACGGAGGGGTAGTACCTTGTGCAGGAATAATTCCAAGATTCACCGATGGCGGTGTCGCTCTTTGTGGCAATGCTGCAGGCCAAGTATCCTCAATTGTCGGAGGTGGTGTCACAACATGTTTCCATGCAGGAACGTTGTTGGCAAAACATGCTGCCCGTGCTGTTTCTGAAAATGATTTCTCAAGAAAGAGCATAGAGAAATATGAGAAGGAATACCGCAAATCAAAACTCGCATGGAACATTCAGAATACTGGCGATGGGATGTGGGCAGTATCAAGGTATGCCATGTTGAATAATCCACTTGAGGCAGCTGAAATAGTCCTCAATTCTCTTGATGCTAGAACCTTGAACTCTATCATCCAAGGTGACATTTCCGTTTCAGAGGTTCTGACGCTCCTTACTGATTTCCTGCCCATGATTCTACGAATTGGCAAAGGTTATCTCAAGAGTGTTGCTCTCGTTGGTCCTTGA